Proteins encoded together in one Planctomyces sp. SH-PL14 window:
- a CDS encoding serine hydrolase domain-containing protein, translating to MLGVSRSPIRSLHWLSSRAALVAALSLSSLALPSTGSRLLAQEAANEKTLAAALAPFVEKHTLAGAVLVVSDKNKTLATESVGFADIERQKPMAPETVFWIASMSKPITAAAVMILVDEGKVKLDDPVEKYLPEFKTLWMEVEKDGSHVLLKKPSHPPTVREALSHTSGMPFKSELETPTLDGLPLKDAVRSYAITPLIYDPGTKYQYSNAGINSAGRIIEVVSGMPYEQFLEERLLRPLGMKDTSFWPTEEQVARLAKSYRPDKAKTNLEAFPISQLQYPLQKHEGRYPMPGGGLFGTAEDMARFCRMILNDGTVDGKQILSPEAVHELTKRQTPQSVKESYGLGFSTDGNSFGHGGAHATNMTIDKKAGLIFVYMVQHGGYANDDGGKIQPAFQKAARERFATAK from the coding sequence ATGCTTGGCGTCTCGCGCTCTCCGATTCGCTCTCTCCACTGGCTGTCGTCCCGGGCTGCTCTCGTGGCTGCCCTCTCGCTCTCTTCCCTGGCTCTCCCGTCCACCGGTTCCCGGCTGCTGGCACAGGAGGCCGCCAACGAAAAGACCCTCGCCGCGGCACTCGCTCCGTTCGTTGAGAAGCACACGCTGGCCGGAGCCGTCCTCGTCGTGTCCGACAAAAACAAGACACTGGCGACCGAGAGCGTCGGCTTCGCGGACATCGAACGCCAGAAGCCGATGGCGCCGGAAACCGTCTTCTGGATCGCTTCCATGTCGAAGCCGATCACCGCCGCGGCCGTGATGATCCTCGTTGACGAAGGAAAGGTGAAACTCGACGACCCCGTCGAAAAATACCTGCCGGAGTTCAAGACCCTGTGGATGGAAGTGGAGAAGGACGGCAGCCACGTCCTCCTAAAGAAGCCCTCCCACCCGCCGACCGTCCGCGAAGCTCTCTCGCACACGAGCGGCATGCCGTTCAAGTCCGAACTGGAGACGCCGACCCTCGACGGCCTGCCGCTCAAAGACGCCGTCCGCAGCTACGCCATCACGCCGCTGATCTACGATCCGGGGACGAAGTACCAGTACAGCAATGCCGGCATCAACAGCGCCGGGCGGATCATCGAAGTCGTCAGCGGCATGCCGTACGAACAGTTCCTCGAGGAACGCCTCCTGCGCCCGCTCGGAATGAAAGACACCAGCTTCTGGCCGACCGAGGAACAGGTTGCGCGGCTCGCCAAGTCCTACCGGCCCGACAAGGCCAAGACCAATCTCGAGGCGTTCCCGATCTCGCAGCTCCAGTACCCGCTGCAGAAGCACGAAGGACGGTACCCGATGCCCGGCGGCGGACTGTTCGGGACTGCCGAGGACATGGCCCGCTTCTGCCGCATGATCCTCAACGACGGAACGGTCGACGGGAAGCAGATCCTCTCACCGGAGGCGGTCCACGAACTGACGAAGCGGCAGACGCCGCAGTCGGTCAAGGAGAGCTACGGACTGGGGTTCTCGACCGACGGGAACTCGTTCGGTCACGGCGGGGCGCATGCCACGAACATGACCATCGACAAGAAGGCTGGGTTGATCTTCGTCTACATGGTCCAGCACGGCGGCTATGCCAACGATGACGGCGGAAAGATCCAGCCCGCCTTCCAGAAGGCGGCGCGGGAACGGTTCGCGACGGCCAAGTGA
- a CDS encoding amidohydrolase, with product MTGIVSVPRLCSAYLFAGMFLSWLSSARGAEPADLIVHSGRVVTVDKGFSIASAMAVLGSKIVAVGTTEEILKHRGDKTEVVDLQGKMVLPGLIDSHVHPGGASLHEFDHPIPAMESIADVLDYVRARTKVVPEGDWITLRQVFITRLKEQRYPNRKELDEAAPKHPVMFSTGPDASVNSLALKLNGIDKEFRETGAGKIERDEAGEPTGIIRTAGRYIKTQGSSGRSPTAAESDARLKLLFADYNRWGITGVIDRNCSSGGQEQYLRLREAGELTVRVRMSRSLKVDQPIEKVVADLDKLAADPAFTTDDDLVRILGVKVFLDGGMLTGSAYMREPWGVSQIYGIDDNQYRGLLYIPPETLTPAVRACVERGLAFTAHSVGDGAVHALLGAYDEVNKTTPVGPTRSSLTHSNFMSREAVGMCARLQIPVDIQPAWLYLDTRTLVRQFGNERLRYFQPLKSLFEAGAIAGGGSDHMQRIDAETSVNPYHPFLGMWVALTRQAKWFEGTLHPEEALSREQVIRFYTWNNAYLMKLEEKVGSLEPGKLADFVIVDTDLLSCPVEDVRKTTVLATYLAGQKVYDAGRK from the coding sequence ATGACCGGAATCGTGTCCGTCCCTCGCCTCTGTTCGGCGTACCTGTTCGCGGGCATGTTTCTGAGCTGGCTCAGTTCAGCGCGGGGAGCGGAGCCCGCGGACCTGATCGTCCATTCGGGCCGCGTGGTTACGGTCGATAAGGGGTTTTCGATCGCGTCCGCAATGGCGGTCTTGGGATCGAAGATCGTTGCCGTCGGGACGACGGAGGAGATCCTCAAGCATCGCGGCGACAAGACGGAGGTGGTCGACCTCCAGGGGAAGATGGTTCTGCCGGGGCTGATCGACTCGCACGTTCATCCCGGCGGGGCGAGCCTGCATGAGTTCGACCATCCGATCCCGGCGATGGAGTCGATCGCCGATGTGCTGGACTATGTCCGGGCACGAACGAAGGTCGTGCCGGAAGGGGATTGGATCACGCTGCGGCAGGTGTTCATCACCCGTCTGAAGGAGCAGCGGTATCCGAATCGGAAGGAACTCGACGAGGCAGCCCCGAAGCATCCCGTCATGTTCAGCACGGGGCCCGACGCCTCGGTCAACTCGCTGGCTCTCAAGCTGAACGGGATCGACAAGGAGTTCCGCGAAACCGGAGCGGGGAAGATCGAGCGGGACGAGGCGGGCGAGCCGACCGGGATCATCCGGACGGCCGGGCGGTACATCAAGACGCAGGGCTCGTCCGGCCGGTCGCCGACCGCCGCCGAGTCCGACGCGAGGCTGAAGCTGCTCTTTGCAGACTACAACCGCTGGGGGATCACCGGCGTGATCGACCGGAACTGCAGCTCCGGGGGCCAGGAGCAGTACCTCCGGCTGCGCGAGGCAGGGGAACTGACGGTCCGGGTGCGGATGTCGCGGAGCCTGAAGGTCGACCAGCCGATCGAGAAGGTCGTCGCGGACCTCGATAAGCTCGCCGCCGATCCGGCGTTCACGACGGACGACGATCTGGTCCGGATCCTGGGAGTGAAAGTCTTCCTCGATGGCGGGATGCTGACCGGCAGCGCGTACATGCGCGAGCCGTGGGGCGTCAGCCAGATCTACGGGATCGACGACAACCAGTACCGCGGCCTGCTCTACATTCCGCCGGAGACTCTGACGCCGGCCGTGAGGGCCTGTGTCGAACGCGGGCTGGCGTTCACCGCCCACAGCGTCGGGGACGGCGCGGTCCATGCTCTCCTCGGGGCGTATGACGAGGTCAACAAGACGACCCCCGTCGGGCCGACGCGGTCGAGCCTGACGCACTCCAACTTCATGAGCCGTGAGGCGGTCGGGATGTGCGCCCGACTCCAGATCCCGGTCGACATCCAGCCCGCGTGGCTCTATCTCGACACCCGCACTCTGGTCCGGCAGTTCGGCAATGAACGGCTGCGATACTTCCAGCCGCTGAAGAGTCTGTTCGAAGCAGGAGCGATCGCGGGAGGCGGGAGCGACCACATGCAGCGGATCGACGCCGAGACGTCCGTGAATCCGTACCACCCGTTCCTCGGGATGTGGGTCGCGCTGACGCGGCAGGCAAAGTGGTTCGAAGGGACGCTCCATCCGGAGGAGGCCCTCAGCCGCGAGCAGGTGATCCGCTTCTACACCTGGAACAACGCCTACCTGATGAAGCTCGAAGAGAAGGTCGGCTCCCTCGAACCAGGCAAGCTCGCCGACTTCGTGATCGTCGACACCGACCTGCTGAGCTGTCCTGTCGAGGACGTGCGGAAGACGACTGTCCTCGCGACCTATCTGGCCGGGCAGAAGGTGTATGACGCAGGACGGAAGTGA
- a CDS encoding aminotransferase class V-fold PLP-dependent enzyme yields the protein MLTAESRLRDFPPLREMAYFNTAAEGVSPLAVRDAFLEYFEHKQRGMDGRVPHFAALDETKALVARFYGLTTDEVAICSCSSEAYNLAAMALRLREGDEVVVNDLDFPAGVTPWLQKESPATVKVWRSRGGALRTEDLIPLLSPKTRLVTTSLVSFYNGYRLPLAPVRDAVRRHSSALFSVDVTQALGRIPLELDDVDLIVSSTHKWILASHGGGLVGVRSQRAAELTAPAGGWYHLQDAFGANRFDEAISRPGAPSFAVGMPNFPAIYAIRAGLRYIESAGVDAIDAHARPLTEGLLHEIKKFPVELLTPTDVPPAGIIAFRHPKADEIHRQLLAEQIHVMSHAGRLRIAVHGYNTPADVDRLLRTLTTALRSV from the coding sequence ATGCTGACCGCCGAATCCCGCCTCCGCGACTTCCCGCCTCTCCGCGAGATGGCCTACTTCAACACAGCCGCCGAAGGGGTCTCGCCCCTCGCCGTCCGCGACGCCTTCCTCGAATACTTCGAACACAAACAGCGCGGCATGGACGGCCGCGTCCCCCACTTCGCCGCCCTCGACGAAACCAAGGCCCTCGTCGCCCGCTTCTACGGACTCACCACCGACGAAGTCGCCATCTGCTCCTGCTCCTCCGAAGCCTACAACCTCGCCGCCATGGCCCTCCGGCTCCGCGAAGGGGACGAAGTCGTCGTCAACGATCTCGACTTCCCCGCCGGCGTCACCCCCTGGCTCCAGAAGGAATCCCCCGCCACCGTCAAGGTCTGGCGGTCCCGCGGCGGAGCCCTGCGGACCGAAGACCTGATCCCTCTGCTCTCGCCGAAGACGCGGCTCGTCACGACCTCCCTCGTCAGCTTCTACAACGGCTACCGCCTCCCGCTCGCCCCCGTCCGCGACGCCGTCCGCCGCCACTCCTCCGCCCTCTTCTCCGTCGACGTCACTCAGGCCCTCGGACGCATCCCGCTCGAACTCGACGACGTCGACCTGATCGTCAGCTCGACCCACAAGTGGATCCTCGCCTCGCACGGGGGCGGTCTCGTCGGCGTCCGCTCGCAGCGGGCGGCCGAACTGACGGCCCCCGCCGGCGGCTGGTACCACCTCCAGGACGCCTTCGGCGCCAACCGCTTCGACGAAGCGATCAGCCGCCCGGGCGCACCGAGCTTCGCGGTCGGGATGCCGAACTTCCCGGCGATTTACGCCATCCGCGCCGGCCTGCGGTACATCGAGTCCGCCGGCGTCGACGCCATCGACGCCCACGCCCGCCCGCTCACCGAAGGGCTTCTTCACGAGATCAAGAAGTTTCCGGTCGAGCTGCTGACGCCGACCGATGTCCCGCCGGCGGGGATCATCGCCTTCCGGCATCCGAAGGCGGACGAGATCCATCGGCAGCTGCTGGCGGAGCAGATCCACGTCATGAGCCACGCCGGCCGTCTGCGGATCGCGGTCCACGGCTACAACACCCCGGCCGATGTTGACCGCCTGCTCCGCACCCTGACCACCGCTCTCCGGTCGGTGTGA
- the fhcD gene encoding formylmethanofuran--tetrahydromethanopterin N-formyltransferase produces the protein MDTAAAPTSHFVNGVEIVDTFAEAFPIKAARLVITAATARWARTAATVLCGNATSVIACDVEAAIEREIPADDTPDGRPGVSVLAFGFSTDGLGKALQSRVGQCVLTCPTTACFNGIFDCPKEKRIRIGGAIRYFGDGFQKSKKLGDRRYWRIPVMDGEFLCEDWFGTQTGIAGGNLLFCGRSAAVTLQATEAAVDAIRALTDVALPFPGGIVRSGSKVGSRYPKLKASTNDAYCPTLRGTTASELPPECQAVYEIVIDGLSFAAVQAAMKAGLHAAATQPGLLRITAGNYGGKLGKHHFALKDLL, from the coding sequence ATGGACACCGCGGCGGCTCCGACATCGCACTTCGTCAACGGCGTCGAGATCGTCGACACCTTCGCCGAAGCGTTCCCCATCAAGGCCGCGCGGCTCGTCATCACCGCCGCCACCGCCCGCTGGGCCCGCACCGCCGCCACCGTCCTCTGCGGCAACGCCACGAGCGTCATCGCCTGCGACGTCGAAGCGGCAATCGAACGCGAGATCCCGGCGGACGACACGCCCGACGGACGTCCCGGCGTTTCGGTGCTGGCGTTCGGGTTCAGCACCGACGGACTCGGGAAGGCGCTCCAGTCCCGCGTCGGCCAGTGCGTCCTCACCTGCCCGACGACCGCCTGCTTCAACGGAATCTTCGACTGTCCGAAGGAGAAGCGGATCCGGATCGGCGGCGCGATCCGGTACTTCGGCGACGGCTTCCAGAAGTCGAAGAAGCTCGGCGACCGGCGATACTGGCGGATCCCGGTCATGGACGGAGAGTTTCTCTGCGAGGACTGGTTCGGCACCCAGACCGGCATCGCGGGGGGGAACCTCCTCTTCTGCGGCCGCAGCGCCGCCGTGACACTCCAGGCCACCGAGGCGGCGGTCGACGCGATCCGCGCGCTCACGGACGTCGCCCTCCCCTTCCCCGGCGGCATCGTCCGGTCGGGGAGCAAGGTCGGCTCGCGGTATCCGAAGCTCAAGGCGAGCACCAATGACGCCTACTGCCCGACGCTGCGGGGGACGACGGCGTCCGAACTGCCGCCGGAGTGCCAGGCGGTCTACGAGATCGTCATCGACGGCCTGAGCTTCGCGGCCGTGCAGGCGGCAATGAAGGCCGGGCTGCATGCGGCCGCCACTCAGCCGGGCCTGCTACGAATCACCGCGGGCAACTATGGCGGCAAGCTTGGCAAGCACCACTTCGCGCTGAAGGACCTGCTGTAA
- a CDS encoding FHA domain-containing protein: MIKREVSLIGRKSGLCDIVLDHSSISKLHCVLARTDGLLFIRDLGSTNGTKVNGQRVTRAALLPGDEVSFASVRFQVFLGPGQTSSIHEEHTEVLNLPHEVVKLNFDDDVLEDEDSFAPPRKAAPQEQEYPEDSREYAV; the protein is encoded by the coding sequence GTGATCAAGCGCGAAGTGTCGCTGATCGGTCGCAAGAGCGGCCTGTGCGACATCGTGTTGGATCACTCCAGCATCTCGAAGCTGCACTGCGTTCTTGCCCGGACAGACGGCCTTCTGTTCATTCGCGATCTCGGCAGCACGAACGGCACCAAGGTGAATGGCCAGCGTGTGACGCGGGCCGCCCTGCTCCCAGGCGACGAAGTCTCGTTTGCCTCCGTCCGCTTCCAGGTGTTCCTCGGCCCCGGCCAGACAAGCTCCATCCACGAAGAGCACACGGAAGTCCTGAACCTCCCGCACGAGGTCGTGAAGCTCAACTTCGATGATGATGTCCTTGAGGACGAGGACTCCTTCGCTCCGCCTCGCAAGGCCGCCCCGCAGGAGCAGGAGTATCCCGAAGACTCCCGCGAGTACGCGGTCTGA
- a CDS encoding HpcH/HpaI aldolase family protein, which translates to MTSLKSRLQRGERVNVFAIGRIFHPNIIEMYGIHGGFQGFWIDEEHTGLGMKDIELATMAGRAAGLDSFVRLAPTDYAKVMRMFEAGAGGVMAAQINSPAEAERIVQWVKFAPRGRRGVNVGGYDGRYNTLGLAEFCEKSNRETFVAIQIETAQAVQTCDEIAAIDGVDLLFIGPSDLSQELGVPGQFMHERCLEAIDRVAAACRRHGKTWGAVTTTPEHAAMLVEKGCLMLSPTNDVRSMNAGIQSVKQTFGRFFTDKTS; encoded by the coding sequence ATGACATCCCTCAAGTCCCGCCTCCAACGCGGCGAACGCGTCAACGTCTTTGCCATCGGCCGCATCTTCCACCCCAACATCATCGAGATGTACGGGATCCACGGCGGCTTCCAGGGCTTCTGGATCGACGAAGAACACACCGGTCTCGGTATGAAGGACATCGAGCTCGCCACCATGGCCGGCCGAGCCGCGGGCCTCGACAGCTTCGTCCGCCTCGCACCCACCGACTACGCCAAAGTCATGCGGATGTTCGAAGCGGGCGCCGGCGGCGTCATGGCCGCCCAGATCAACTCCCCCGCCGAAGCCGAACGCATCGTCCAATGGGTCAAGTTCGCCCCCCGCGGTCGCCGCGGCGTCAACGTCGGCGGCTATGACGGCCGGTACAACACCCTCGGCCTCGCTGAGTTCTGCGAGAAGTCGAACCGCGAAACCTTCGTCGCCATCCAGATCGAAACCGCCCAGGCAGTCCAGACCTGCGACGAAATCGCCGCCATCGACGGCGTCGACCTCCTCTTCATCGGCCCCTCCGACCTCAGCCAGGAACTCGGCGTCCCCGGCCAGTTCATGCACGAGCGCTGCCTCGAAGCGATCGACCGCGTTGCCGCCGCCTGCCGCCGCCACGGCAAGACCTGGGGCGCGGTCACGACGACTCCCGAACACGCCGCGATGCTCGTCGAGAAGGGCTGCCTCATGCTCTCCCCGACGAACGACGTCCGCTCCATGAACGCCGGCATCCAGTCGGTGAAGCAGACCTTCGGCCGGTTCTTCACCGACAAGACCTCCTGA
- a CDS encoding class I SAM-dependent methyltransferase, with protein MSIPTPDPHAPPPNVLCRQFLVDGLRPGSQILDIGCGHGELMTDLRQRGHRVQGVEIDKRLVAECCEAGLSVRHGRAEELPFGDAEFDAIVSSVVIPYTDQQNIFAEWSRVLRPGGVINITCHGVGYGLHYALTEPGRRVYGCRMLVNTAVYSVTGRRLPGFWGDTLCQTHRQIARYAEKAGLTLGETFVVDRFLGCSRFVGFRLAKPAVVPSVDSILTATLEQIARFEGTIYVEPEQLEHATSNR; from the coding sequence ATGTCGATCCCGACTCCGGATCCGCATGCTCCGCCTCCCAACGTCCTCTGCCGCCAGTTCCTCGTGGATGGACTGCGGCCCGGGTCGCAGATTCTCGACATCGGTTGCGGCCATGGCGAGCTCATGACCGACCTCCGCCAGCGGGGGCATCGCGTCCAGGGGGTCGAGATCGATAAGCGGCTCGTCGCGGAATGCTGCGAGGCCGGGCTGTCGGTCCGACATGGCCGGGCTGAGGAGTTGCCGTTCGGCGATGCCGAGTTCGACGCGATCGTTTCGAGCGTGGTGATTCCGTACACGGACCAGCAGAACATTTTCGCGGAGTGGTCGCGCGTTCTCCGGCCGGGGGGCGTGATCAACATCACCTGCCACGGCGTGGGGTATGGGTTGCACTACGCGCTCACGGAGCCGGGCCGGCGGGTTTATGGATGCCGGATGCTCGTCAATACGGCGGTTTACTCGGTGACCGGCCGTCGGCTTCCCGGTTTCTGGGGAGACACGCTTTGTCAGACGCATCGGCAGATCGCGCGTTATGCCGAGAAGGCGGGGCTGACGCTGGGTGAGACGTTTGTTGTGGACCGGTTCCTGGGTTGTTCGCGGTTTGTCGGGTTCCGGTTGGCGAAGCCGGCCGTGGTTCCGTCCGTGGACTCGATTCTGACGGCGACGCTGGAGCAGATCGCAAGGTTTGAAGGAACGATCTATGTCGAGCCGGAGCAGCTTGAGCACGCCACATCGAATCGATAA
- a CDS encoding FAD-dependent oxidoreductase: MTDTRRKHRILILGGGFAGVHAAKDLESLMTRDERDDIEVTLVTNENYMVFQPLLPEVISGTIETLHCITPIRRLARRTQIYTRPIEAIDLVNKTVQLGGEFQPKLLTLHYDQLVIGLGTRLNYKLVPGMREHATPFKYLGDALRLRNETVGMLEEADIETDPVEKKKLLTFVVAGGGFSGVECLAELNDFLQTAVKAYQHINYSEIRCILLQSADRILPELDPRLASYAHKILEKRGIEIRLNTRLKAVSADSVLVQAKGSKEQEQIATRTVVTTVPAAPSPLIETLPCPCDAGRIKVNEFLEVPEYPGVWALGDCAAVPQKDGIISPPTAQHAIRQARTCATNILATIRHTKKKPFLFTGLGKLASLGRGSAVAEVFGIRLWGIPAWMFWRAVYLSKIPGFDRKVRIALDWLLDFILPRDITQVRIFRPDNVVSQHFHAGETVFDAGDFGDKLYAIADGEVEVVKNDNVVATLSAGDVFGEVALVSDQPRNARIRAKTDVNVITVSRQAFKRLVAHLPGVRPAIHEIMQAHGFTLPLHDSAEMPTNGPAAGAGAVAPAAAGAAVKEG, from the coding sequence ATGACGGACACTCGACGCAAGCATCGGATTCTCATTCTCGGCGGCGGTTTCGCTGGCGTGCACGCGGCGAAGGACCTGGAGTCCCTCATGACGCGGGACGAGCGGGACGACATCGAGGTGACGCTCGTCACCAACGAAAACTACATGGTTTTCCAGCCGCTGCTCCCCGAGGTCATCTCGGGGACCATCGAGACCCTGCACTGCATCACCCCCATCCGCCGCCTCGCCCGCCGGACGCAAATCTACACCCGCCCGATCGAAGCGATCGACCTCGTCAACAAGACGGTCCAGCTCGGCGGCGAGTTCCAGCCCAAGCTCCTGACGCTCCATTACGACCAGCTCGTCATCGGCCTGGGGACCCGGCTCAACTACAAGCTGGTCCCGGGGATGCGGGAGCACGCCACGCCGTTCAAGTACCTGGGGGACGCCCTCCGGCTGCGGAACGAGACGGTCGGGATGCTGGAAGAGGCGGACATCGAGACCGATCCGGTCGAGAAGAAAAAGCTCCTGACGTTCGTGGTCGCCGGGGGGGGCTTCTCGGGGGTCGAGTGTCTCGCCGAGCTCAACGACTTCCTCCAGACCGCCGTGAAGGCGTATCAGCACATCAACTACTCCGAGATCCGCTGCATTCTTCTGCAGAGCGCCGACCGGATCCTCCCCGAGCTGGACCCGCGGCTCGCCAGCTACGCTCACAAGATCCTTGAAAAGCGCGGCATCGAGATCCGGCTCAACACCCGTCTCAAGGCGGTCTCGGCCGACTCCGTTCTCGTCCAGGCCAAGGGGAGCAAGGAGCAGGAGCAGATCGCGACCCGGACCGTCGTCACGACCGTCCCCGCCGCTCCCTCCCCGTTGATCGAGACCCTCCCCTGCCCGTGCGACGCCGGCCGGATCAAGGTCAACGAGTTCCTGGAAGTCCCCGAGTACCCGGGCGTCTGGGCCCTTGGCGACTGCGCGGCGGTCCCGCAGAAGGACGGCATCATCTCGCCGCCGACCGCCCAGCACGCCATTCGCCAGGCCCGGACCTGCGCCACGAACATCCTGGCGACGATCCGTCATACGAAGAAGAAGCCGTTCCTCTTCACCGGTCTCGGAAAGCTCGCCTCGCTGGGGCGGGGCTCCGCCGTCGCCGAGGTGTTCGGCATCCGGCTGTGGGGAATTCCGGCGTGGATGTTCTGGCGGGCGGTGTACCTCTCCAAGATCCCGGGCTTCGACCGCAAGGTTCGGATCGCTCTCGACTGGCTGCTGGACTTCATCCTCCCGCGGGACATCACCCAGGTCCGGATCTTCCGTCCGGACAACGTCGTCTCGCAGCACTTCCATGCCGGTGAGACGGTCTTTGACGCCGGGGACTTCGGCGACAAGCTCTATGCCATCGCGGACGGCGAGGTTGAGGTCGTGAAGAACGACAACGTCGTCGCCACGCTCTCCGCGGGGGATGTCTTCGGGGAGGTCGCCCTCGTGTCGGACCAGCCCCGGAACGCCCGGATCCGGGCCAAGACCGACGTGAACGTCATCACGGTCTCGCGGCAGGCGTTCAAGCGGCTCGTCGCGCATCTTCCCGGGGTGCGTCCCGCGATCCACGAGATCATGCAGGCGCACGGCTTCACGCTTCCGCTGCACGACTCGGCCGAGATGCCGACCAACGGGCCGGCCGCAGGGGCTGGAGCGGTGGCACCGGCGGCGGCGGGCGCAGCGGTGAAAGAGGGATAG